TGATGAGCTGGGTATTGAAGCCTGGGAAGCTCCCGCCGCCAACCGCTAAACCGTTACAGGTGAATAATATGCAAGACCTTGATGTCGTTATCCTTGCCGCTGGAAAAGGCACCCGTATGCGCTCACAAACACCAAAAGTGCTGCATACGCTGGCAGGAAAATCCATGGTGCAGCATGTGTTAGATACTGCTAGTGGGCTTACTCCTACTCGTATGCATGTTGTGATTGGCCATGGTGCAGATCAACTGCGTGAAGCGCTGGCAGAGAGCGCGGTATCGTTTGCTGTTCAGGAAGAGCAGAAGGGTACTGGTCATGCGGTTGCTCAAGCGCAGCCTCAGTTAGGTAACGGTAACGTATTGGTGCTGTACGGCGATGTTCCTATGATTCGCCGCGAGTCACTGACAGCACTACTCAGCCAGGTTGATGAGCAGCACATGGGCCTGCTAACCGTTACGTTGGAGGACCCTTCTGGTTACGGGCGTATTGTTCGCAATGATGAAGGTGAGGCAGTGGCTATTATTGAACAAAAAGACGCCAGCGCCGACCAGCTTGCCATTACTGAGTGCAATACCGGCATTATGGCGATGACCAGCGCTCAGCTTAAACGTTGGCTGCCGCAGCTTTCTGCTGAAAATGCCCAGGGCGAGTATTATTTAACTGATGTGATTGCGATGGCGGCAAACGAAGGCATCAAAGTGTGTACTGCCCAACCAGCCAGCGCGGTAGAAGTCGAAGGAGTGAATAACCGTTCACAAATGGCCCGTTTAGAACGCGCTTATCAACTGCAGCAAGCTGAGGCTTTAATGGCTCAAGGCGTTGCATTGGCCGACCCGGCAAGAATTGATATACGCGGTAAGCTCACCTGTGGCCATGATGTGTTTATCGACGTGGGCTGTGTATTTGAAGGCGATGTAGAGCTGGGTGAAGGGGTACGAGTCGGCCCTTACTGCGTGATTAAAAATAGTACGATTGGCGCTGAGAGCGTTATCGACAGCCACAGTGTGATCGACACAACCGTTGCTGCTGGATTGAACCAAGTTGGCCCCTTTGCACGACTTCGCCCCGGCACACGTCTGGCAGTTAAAGCTAAGGTAGGTAATTTTGTTGAAACCAAAAATGCTGATGTCGGTGAAGGAAGTAAAATCAACCACTTAAGCTATGTAGGCGATGCGCGCTTAGGTCGTGATGTGAATGTTGGTGCGGGTACAATTACCTGTAACTATGATGGCGCGAATAAACACCGTACAGAAATTGGTGACAATGCGTTTATTGGTTCGAATAGTGCGCTAGTAGCACCAGTGACGATAGGTAAAGGTGCCACGATTGGTGCAGGTTCTACCATTGCGAAAGACGTGGCAGAACACGCGTTGGCGGTTACTCGCAGCAGTCAGCTAGAAAAGTTAGGTTGGCCGCGCCCCGTTAAAAAAGCTAAGTAAGTTGAGATTCATTGTTGTTAGGTTCTAACAGCGATTTAAACCCTAATGAGAAATTGTTATGTGGGGTCTAAAACGGCACTGATGTAGATCTGCCTCGTCTCTTGGCTAAGCGCGTTATGGCTGAGAAATCCTTCGACTGAAATAAATTTTCCTGGCGCTATAAAACGGCTTTACAAGATGCGGCAAATGGCCGCATCTTTAGCGCGATCACTGCGTTGCAGCACTTAATTAGTGTGCTTATCATCGTGGCGGTCTTTCCCAACCCTGCCAGGATCACTTCACTATGAAACCACCTAACGTCCTTGCAATGCGGCAGTCTACTTGCCGGTTTGCTTGGTTGTTGATCGCGCTTTGTCTGTTTGCTTTTCCCTCTCTCTCCTATGCCGCTTCTGGCCCTTTAGATCTTACCGCTTCGTTTGCTGGTATCGCTTCTGTTGTCATCTTCGTTCTTGCCTATGCCTTGGTAATGAGCGAAGAGCTGATTCACATGCGCAAATCCAAACCTGTACTGGTGGCTGCTGGGCTTATCT
This genomic window from Halomonas sp. TD01 contains:
- the glmU gene encoding bifunctional UDP-N-acetylglucosamine diphosphorylase/glucosamine-1-phosphate N-acetyltransferase GlmU, producing the protein MQDLDVVILAAGKGTRMRSQTPKVLHTLAGKSMVQHVLDTASGLTPTRMHVVIGHGADQLREALAESAVSFAVQEEQKGTGHAVAQAQPQLGNGNVLVLYGDVPMIRRESLTALLSQVDEQHMGLLTVTLEDPSGYGRIVRNDEGEAVAIIEQKDASADQLAITECNTGIMAMTSAQLKRWLPQLSAENAQGEYYLTDVIAMAANEGIKVCTAQPASAVEVEGVNNRSQMARLERAYQLQQAEALMAQGVALADPARIDIRGKLTCGHDVFIDVGCVFEGDVELGEGVRVGPYCVIKNSTIGAESVIDSHSVIDTTVAAGLNQVGPFARLRPGTRLAVKAKVGNFVETKNADVGEGSKINHLSYVGDARLGRDVNVGAGTITCNYDGANKHRTEIGDNAFIGSNSALVAPVTIGKGATIGAGSTIAKDVAEHALAVTRSSQLEKLGWPRPVKKAK